From Panthera uncia isolate 11264 chromosome E1, Puncia_PCG_1.0, whole genome shotgun sequence, one genomic window encodes:
- the RAB37 gene encoding ras-related protein Rab-37 isoform X2, protein MLLGDSGVGKTCFLIQFKDGAFLSGTFLATVGIDFRNKVVTVDGVRVKLQIWDTAGQERFRSVTHAYYRDAQALLLLYDITNKSSFDNIRAWLTEIHEYAQRDVVIMLLGNKADVSSERVIRSEDGETLAREYGVPFMETSAKTGMNVELAFLAIAKELKYRALWQPDGPSFQIRDFVESQKKRPSCCSVL, encoded by the exons ATGCTTCTGGGAGACTCAGGCGTTGGCAAAACCTGTTTCCTGATCCAATTCAAAGACGGGGCCTTCCTGTCCGGGACCTTCCTAGCCACCGTCGGCATAGACTTCAGG aacAAAGTGGTGACTGTGGATGGTGTCAGGGTGAAGCTGCAG ATCTGGGATACCGCCGGGCAAGAGCGGTTCCGCAGCGTCACCCATGCTTACTACCGAGATGCCCAGG CCTTGCTCCTGCTGTACGACATCACCAACAAATCTTCCTTCGACAACATCCGG GCCTGGCTCACTGAGATTCACGAGTATGCCCAGAGGGATGTGGTGATCATGCTGCTTGGCAACAAG GCAGATGTGAGCAGTGAAAGGGTGATCCGTTCGGAGGACGGAGAGACACTGGCCAGG GAGTACGGCGTTCCCTTCATGGAGACCAGCGCCAAGACGGGCATGAATGTGGAGTTAGCCTTTCTGGCCATTGCCAA GGAGCTGAAATACAGAGCCCTGTGGCAGCCCGATGGGCCCAGCTTCCAGATCCGAGACTTtgtggagtcccagaagaaacGGCCCAGCTGCTGCTCCGTCTTGTGA